The Helicoverpa armigera isolate CAAS_96S chromosome 15, ASM3070526v1, whole genome shotgun sequence genomic interval taacataacatacataaaacaaatagctactctttaaatgttgttttttgcgtcatttgtgtgctgaaataaatggattttctttctttctttcaaatgGACCATGgtttaagataatttttatgggtcctagttgcctgaaataattggaataaataaataaaacaataccacaagttttttgttaaagtttaatATCAAAGTAATTAATTGAATGGCTATATAACATAACATGTCATAATATTGTAGATAAGTATAGTCTAATACTACTCGTACAAATTGGTTCACTATCAATTAAGGCTAATCGACCATCAACTTAAATTAAAGTATGTACTCAGTTATAACCTAGGCTTTGCTATAAATataggataaaaagtaaccttccttgaaaaaatgatattattaaCCTAGTACTATTTAacctgtacattatattttattatttaaaatagactaagtatatttgcaataaaaaaaacttaaaactaataaagggcgtcgaaaaattgttcctcatcgctgtcacccggcagtgttcccaaaaggctggctgcattgccccGTTGAATGGCAGTATAAATTCAGTAATCATTAATGACTTAGTACCTACTTGCAAATGCACTCAATGCAATATTTATCCTGCTTCACGATTCACAAAGAAGAAGGAAGGAAAAtcaattactttaaataaagtaggtaattaGTCTTAAAGGCGCTATAATTAGACCACATTATGGCAATGGAATGCAATATAATAATCAATACTATGGATTACGTTATCTACATTGATAACAAGTGAATAGGTTCGTATTATATCAAAGAGGTACGTACCTTTTGGCTACAATAATTTTTGCGGTTAATTTCCCCAAAAGCGTCAGTAGAACATCCGGAAACAGTActtttgtaaaatgtaaataggtacatacctacttatctgtttttttttgcaccTAACTAGATATAAATTCtctttgtatgtaggtatcgaCCTATTTATTCATAGTAACGTACCCTGCATAAGTGCCACTAGAAACTTGATATACATTTGAAGATCAAAATACATTGCTTATAGATAAAACTAATGtatgtgtacctacatttatttttactatgataacaaaagtttgtttatttgtcctGTTCGTCGCGAACTCCATCCAAGTCTTTCAGGACTCGGTCTTTTCTTTTGAAGGgtgtcagatagggcagtcgcgccttgtaaagcactggtactcagctgcatccggttagactggaagccgaccccaacatagttgaaaaggctcggaggatgaagatGAACATTCTTGTGATGCTATCGGCATATTATAGTTGCTAAAATATGGAGAAAGGTCATCACCCCCCAACCTGGAAATCAGGTTCCACCGTGAGACCCAAACCGATACCCCTTTGTGATAAACTGTTCAAACATGTATCTATCTCCTATATGTATAGAACTTGTTATCATGCAAGTAGATAACAGTGATAAGCTGAGTCAATGTTGGTGATACCACTAAAATTGATTACTGCTTGAAATGACTAAGTAAtgccaatattattattcattttattactttgaaaTGCATGCTGATTTTAAAACACCTGGCgttaaaatgataaatgaagCATTTACTAATCTACTATGCTTCTGTATCTATCTTTTATACTAATGTAATGATAGAAGGATGATTTTGTTTTGTCTGTACTGTAAGCTTTTAAAGCTTCGAAACTACttaaacgatttaaaaaaatatttaactgcaTTGGTACGATgactacactatccccgagtgaCATCAAAATACCCAAGTGATAAATGTTTAAGCGATTATCAAAATCCTATCCGGCTTAGTCTTTCCAAATCCACACATGAGTCATTTATATTTCACCTGCTTGATAAAGGATAAAAATATCGTGAAATTTAAATTTAGGTACATCTCAACCTTTTCTCAAATACGCACGCACTACAAATATAGTGGATATCTAATCTATAAGTACCTATTCGTGAGTTATGTATGAATAACATATTTAGAATGTGTTAATATGACAAACACACTTTtgaatagataataatatggcAACAGTAAAAATTTTAACGAATAAACTTCCATTCCACGAAAAAAGCCTTTATTTAGACCGTACTCGTTTGAGTATGATGCTACCGAATTacactataaataattttggtaccgtgtcttttcccaactatgttagggtcggcttccagtctaacgggatgtcgctgagtgccagtgttttacaaagagcgactgcctatctgaccacctcaacaaccttacccgggcaacccaatatcccttggtaaatCACCCCAAATAAAACACTACTGATGATTTTCTCTTTTAATGTTCCAGCATCGTTCCCGCTGCTAGCGCTGATCCTATGGGTGACGCCGTTCCAGCGCGGCTTCTTCATCACGGACCCTTCCATCAGACTGCCGTATAAGGAGCAGATGATCTCCGTGGGGACTCTCGCGGGAATCGGCTTTGCTTTCATGGTGGCTACGGTAAGTTCTATATCATTTACGCAAATTAAGTATGTATTGTATATCTTTTTTACGTTTACTACTTTTGTTATTTACCCTTCTTAATCATTGTGTCAGAGATAGGTACTTACCTGACAAAAGTACCTAATGTCTCTTGTAAATATGAATTtctacagtaaaaatataattctctTTCTGCCGTATTTCACACCAACAATTATTAGTAATTGTAATCCTAATCCTATTTAAACACGTTTTTATACATTTCGCTAGACAAACAGactgtttatttaaattcacacTAATTTACCCACAGTAAATAGACGTTTTACTGAAATGAGCCGTCATATTTTACGTTTACAAACATGTTGAATACACTAATTCGACACAAACAGCTATAAAGATTATCCTGTAGCTATAAAACCTAGTTTGTAATGAGAACTTTCTAACCAAATAAACAGTAAAGATCGTTTACCTAGGCGCAGATTATAATCTGAGCCACTTTTTGAGCCGTTCCAAGGATTAGCTCCTTGAAACGGGTGATACCTAATTACATATGTCTTCAACAATTATTGAAGTTTAACTGTCTCTTTAAAAGCCTGCCGGGCCTGCGGAATATTTCTGAAGAATTGCCAcgaccctggtacacaaaggtcTAAAGGAAAATGGTAGATTTTGATCAGTGaatttgacactccctcacgctttACTCACAATGGATaatcaaatacatacatttgatgatttgccaCCAAAAAGTCTCTTTAGAAGTCTCAATGTAGCTGATAATTCTTGGCCATTATTAGACCCTCTACGTTCAGAAACGCCCAATAACTAACGTCTACTTTTTCATAATTCCTGACCATTCCTTGAATCCCTCTCATAATCATAGAAGATTCCCAACAACTAACTTTTACATTTCCATCAATTTCAGATCCTCATTATCGAGATAGTCCGCGACAGACAAGGCAAGGGTATTGGGGAGAAGTTCCTCTCCGGCTGCGTGGTGCCAGGCTGGGTGTGGGAGAGCTACCACGCTATAGGGGTCTTCACCTTCGGAGCAGCCTGCCAGCAGCTCACCTCGGACCTGGCTAAGTACGTCATTGGAAGACTGAGACCGCATTTTTATGAGGTAAGGTTCAACATCATTAAGATAAACTTTATATAGTCGGAAATTGGTAGTTTTGTGAATTAACTAGTATAGTAGaagagtacctacttaactgCCAGGCTCAAATCGCTTGTTCACAAGATGAGAAATTGTGCTGTCACCCCAGACAGAAGCTAGAAGCTGTTAAAGTAAATCTTCCTCCTCTCAAATCTCTGCACTACTATAATCCAAAACACTACCCATTCCAACTCCTAAGATACAGGTCAACGTACCTAGTTTAGGACCTCGAAAATTAGCCATCAATCTTATTTATTGTTCAATCACTTACCACTATTTGCTATGTACATATAAACGTAATTTTTTCAGGTGTGCAACCCATCCTTCAACCTGAACGCCACAGCGAACGCTCTCGGCTATATCCAAGTCTACACATGCACGGGGACTGATGACGCCAAGATCAAGGAGGCGCGTCTCTCCTTCCCCAGCTCCCACGCCAGCTTCGCTATGTATTGTGCCATATTCTTCGTTGTAAGTATCCGATAGGCAATAGCTCCGTCGTTCAACCTGAACGCTCTCGGCTACATCCAAGTCTACACATGCACGGGATCTGATGAAGCCAAGATCAAGGAGGCGCGTCTCTCCTTCCCCAGCTCCCACGCCAGCTTCGCTATGTATTGCGCCATATTCTTCGTTGTGAGTATCTGATAGATAGGCCCTTGGTTCTTAGTTTTTAATTCTCTGCCCGCGTAAAGAGGAAAATTCAAACCAGATTGGTGGAAGCAATCGAAGGATCGAGAGctgtggagacaaaatggggaggcaTTTGCCAAGCGGAGAGACAGTTCGGGTCAGAAAAAAGAGAAATTAATCAAGACTCGTCCACCAGCTTAAAAGGCTGTTAATACCATTCTAAAAATTGTTCAAATATGGTATTAAGTATATCGTATTAAGACTAATCCTCAAAATATGAGTCAGATTCTAAATTGCGGGTAGGTTAATGATCTTTGCAGACTAATcttcagtatttatttgtttagcaCAGTTGTCGAGGATTATCTTTACAACCACATTCGTCAAATTCTCACAATAATTCCTGACAATAAACAGATCTAATCCAAACTCCTTTATTTCAGTTCTACGTGCAAGTGAAAGGCAAATGGCGGGGCTCAAAGCTGCTGCGCCACGGTGTACAGTACGCGGTGGTGCTCGGCGCGTGGTACGTGGGGCTGACGCGCGTCGTCGACCACATGCATCACTGGAGCGACGTCGCCGTCGGCTTCCTTATCGGCGCTGTCTATGCTTGTATAGTGGTGAGTAAAAGCTAGCTGTAATGTTAGACAAATGGTGCTCAGCGCGTGGCATCATCCAGTAGATACTCCAAAATGGCCACCACAGATTGGATCGGCCTCGGAAGAAGTGGCCGGATGACCTGGATGGTTACAACCGTGATCGGGAACACTCGATAGATCGAGTGGTGTGGAgacaaattacatttaaaagtaaacGTAATCCTGGATCTTTAGATTCACATAATTATGATCGATTCTATCCACATAGCCGCTATATAAACTTCACTAAATTAGATTTAAGTTACCATCCATCTATGCACCTGACCACGTGATACACACTAACTACATACTAATCATATTATAAAGTAAACCTTTTCCATTTCCAGTTCGTCTACGTGCTGAAACCAAAGAAGTATGGTCTGCCGGTATCCTGGGACGAGCCCCAAGTGCCCACCAACACGCTGCCCAGGGCTGTTCTCGCGCGATGACCAGAAGCCTTCTGAACAATATAGCTTAACTAAATTGTAATCTATAGTAATACCTATTATGCAGCTGCtgagttcgtttgtttgtctTTCTAAAGAACTACTGGATTGcattgtaaaattctttcagtattagatggCCTATTTAATAAGGAAAGGTTAAGTTTTGTAACTGGCGGTGCAGAGTAGTTCTGAGATAAA includes:
- the LOC110371290 gene encoding putative phosphatidate phosphatase, coding for MAVDRLIWKIILDFFVLACASFPLLALILWVTPFQRGFFITDPSIRLPYKEQMISVGTLAGIGFAFMVATILIIEIVRDRQGKGIGEKFLSGCVVPGWVWESYHAIGVFTFGAACQQLTSDLAKYVIGRLRPHFYEVCNPSFNLNATANALGYIQVYTCTGTDDAKIKEARLSFPSSHASFAMYCAIFFVFYVQVKGKWRGSKLLRHGVQYAVVLGAWYVGLTRVVDHMHHWSDVAVGFLIGAVYACIVFVYVLKPKKYGLPVSWDEPQVPTNTLPRAVLAR